One Saccharomyces kudriavzevii IFO 1802 strain IFO1802 genome assembly, chromosome: 7 DNA segment encodes these proteins:
- the RPL28 gene encoding 60S ribosomal protein uL15 (similar to Saccharomyces cerevisiae RPL28 (YGL103W); ancestral locus Anc_6.156): MAGGQHHHRINMDKYHPGYFGKVGMRYFHKQQAHFWKPVLNLDKLWSLIPEDKRDQYLKSASKETAPVIDTLAAGYGKILGKGRLPNVPVIVKARFVSKLAEEKIRAAGGVVELIA; the protein is encoded by the coding sequence ATGGCCGGTGGTCAACATCACCACAGAATTAACATGGATAAATACCATCCAGGTTACTTCGGTAAGGTCGGTATGAGATACTTCCACAAGCAACAAGCTCATTTCTGGAAGCCAGTCTTGAACTTGGACAAATTGTGGTCCTTGATTCCAGAAGACAAGAGAGACCAATACTTGAAGTCTGCTTCCAAGGAAACTGCTCCAGTTATTGACACCTTGGCTGCCGGTTACGGTAAGATCTTGGGTAAGGGTAGACTTCCAAACGTCCCTGTCATTGTCAAGGCTAGATTCGTCTCCAAGTTggctgaagaaaagatcagAGCCGCTGGTGGTGTTGTTGAATTGATCGCTTAA
- the VPS73 gene encoding putative sugar transporter (similar to Saccharomyces cerevisiae YBR241C and VPS73 (YGL104C); ancestral locus Anc_6.155): MNRILSSTSLLSNVSLPRQNKNKLTKALFYAIIVASIGSIQFGYHLSELNAPQQVLSCSEFDIPMEGYPYDRTWLGKRGYKQCIPLNDEQIGIVTSFFCIGGILGSYFATSFANIYGRKFSSLMNCTLNIVGSLIIFNSNTYKSLIIGRVLVGISCGALIVTIPLFIKEVAPNGWEGLLGSMTQICIRLGVLLTQGVALPLTDSYRWRWILFGSVLIAVLNLFMWFKVDESPKWLLAHGRVVDAKLSLCKLRGGTFDEAAQEVQKWQQQIESGNPLIEPTTTNSISGSNSLWKYLRDESNTKSRNVITVLLFGQQFCGINAIVLYGTKIISQLYPQHAIRINFFISMVNVLVTISVSLLIHSLSRKPLLMTSTILVSITAFIMGVAINYNKMNLLIVFSFIYMGVFTMGLNPLPFIIMREISRPQDMILAQRYGTICNWIGTFIVAYTFPIIHDILSGYVFIIFAVIACLISAFIWKMVPETKNRVASYNQIWADH; this comes from the coding sequence ATGAATAGAATTCTATCTAGCACGTCTCTGCTATCCAATGTTAGCTTGCCAAGGcaaaataagaataaattAACAAAGGCATTGTTTTACGCAATTATTGTAGCTTCTATCGGCTCAATCCAATTTGGTTACCATTTATCAGAACTAAATGCCCCGCAACAGGTGCTTTCGTGCTCAGAATTCGATATACCCATGGAGGGCTACCCATATGACCGAACGTGGTTGGGGAAAAGAGGATATAAACAGTGCATACCACTGAATGATGAACAAATCGGAATCGTGACCTCCTTCTTTTGTATTGGAGGTATCTTGGGCTCTTACTTTGCTACTAGTTTTGCCAACATTTATGGTCGGAAATTCTCTAGCTTAATGAATTGCACATTGAACATTGTCGGctctttgataattttcaattcaaaTACTTACAAAAGTCTAATCATTGGCAGGGTCCTGGTGGGGATATCATGTGGCGCTTTAATCGTAACCATACCTCTCTTTATCAAAGAGGTCGCCCCAAACGGTTGGGAAGGCTTGTTAGGTTCGATGACCCAAATCTGCATCCGGTTGGGCGTCTTGCTGACCCAAGGAGTAGCCCTCCCACTTACTGACTCGTATCGTTGGAGATGGATCCTGTTTGGTAGCGTCCTTATTGCAGTACTGAATCTGTTCATGTGGTTCAAAGTTGATGAGTCGCCAAAATGGCTGCTAGCGCACGGCAGGGTTGTTGATGCTAAGTTATCTTTATGTAAACTACGTGGTGGCACCTTTGACGAAGCCGCTCAAGAGGTACAGAAATGGCAACAACAGATAGAATCTGGGAACCCGTTGATTGAACCAACCACCACAAACTCCATTAGTGGTTCAAACTCATTGTGGAAGTATTTGAGGGACGAATCCAACACCAAATCTCGTAATGTTATCACTGTGTTATTATTTGGTCAACAATTCTGCGGCATAAACGCCATTGTATTATATGGTACCAAGATAATCAGCCAACTGTATCCTCAACACGCAATCAGGATAAACTTCTTCATTAGCATGGTAAATGTATTGGTCACTATATCAGTATCGCTGCTGATTCATAGTCTCTCACGTAAACCGCTTCTAATGACGTCCACCATTTTAGTCTCCATTACTGCCTTCATAATGGGCGTAGCAATAAACTATAACAAGATGAACCTTTTGATAGTGTTTTCATTCATATACATGGGTGTCTTCACCATGGGCTTGAATCCATTGCCATTCATCATAATGAGAGAAATTTCCAGACCACAAGACATGATCCTTGCCCAAAGATATGGTACGATTTGCAATTGGATAGGGACTTTTATTGTTGCATACACTTTCCCCATTATTCACGATATTCTATCAGGCTATGTTTTCATAATTTTTGCCGTCATAGCCTGTTTAATAAGCGCTTTCATTTGGAAGATGGTTCCAGAAACTAAGAACCGTGTGGCCAGCTATAATCAAATATGGGCTGATCATTGA
- the YGK1 gene encoding 5'-deoxynucleotidase (similar to Saccharomyces cerevisiae YBR242W and YGL101W; ancestral locus Anc_6.157), whose translation MTTNNIWRPEDNIPASILAVLSKPHPNYQLAFLNIIQLLKTQRRTGWVDHGIDPCESISDHMYRMSLTSMLITDKDIDRNKCIRIALVHDFAESLVGDITPNDPMTKEEKHRREFVTVKYLCETVIKPCSKSASKEILDDWLAYEEQTCLEGRYVKDIDKYEMLVQCFEYEQKYNGKKNLEQFWGAISDIKTQEVKGWTQRLLEDRKAFFDSLKD comes from the coding sequence ATGACCACGAATAACATTTGGAGGCCAGAAGACAACATTCCAGCAAGCATTCTAGCGGTTCTTTCGAAACCTCACCCCAATTATCAGTTGGCGTTCTTAAATATCATACAACTCCTGAAAACGCAAAGAAGAACGGGCTGGGTTGATCATGGTATTGATCCATGCGAAAGTATATCTGATCACATGTATAGAATGAGTTTAACCTCCATGTTAATCACGGACAAGGATATAGATCGAAACAAATGCATTAGAATTGCCCTCGTTCATGATTTCGCAGAATCATTAGTGGGTGATATTACACCTAATGACCCAATGACAAAGGAGGAAAAACATCGTAGAGAATTCGTAACTGTCAAGTATCTTTGTGAAACTGTTATTAAACCCTGCAGTAAGAGTGCTTCCAAGGAAATTCTTGATGATTGGTTAGCATATGAAGAACAAACTTGCTTAGAAGGCAGATATGTCAAAGATATCGATAAATATGAAATGTTGGTACAATGTTTTGAGTACGAACAGAAGTACAATGGCAAGAAGAATCTGGAACAATTCTGGGGTGCCATCAGTGATATTAAAACTCAGGAAGTTAAAGGATGGACTCAACGTCTACTGGAAGATCGAAAAGCCTTTTTCGATAGTTTAAAGGACTAA
- the SEH1 gene encoding Seh1p (similar to Saccharomyces cerevisiae SEH1 (YGL100W); ancestral locus Anc_6.159): MQPFDSGHDDLVHDVVYDFYGRHVATCSSDQHIKVFKLDKETSNWELSDSWRAHDSSIVAIDWASPEYGRIIASASYDKTVKLWEEDPDQEECSGRRWNKLCTLNDSKGSLYSAKFAPAHLGLKLACLGNDGILRIYDALEPSDLRSWTLTSEMKVLSIPPANHLQSDFCLSWCPSRFSPEKLAVSALEQAIIYQRGKDGKLHVAARLPGHKSLIRSISWAPSIGRWYQLIATGCKDGKIRIFKITEKLSPLDSEESSNNSNLFDSGTDVDMDRQGRSDSNNEEKAELQSSLMVELLSEHDDHNGEIWSVSWNLTGTILSSAGDDGKVRLWKATYSNEFKCMSVITAQQ; this comes from the coding sequence atGCAACCCTTTGATAGTGGACATGATGACTTGGTTCATGATGTGGTTTATGATTTCTACGGCAGACATGTGGCAACTTGCTCTTCCGATCAACATAttaaagttttcaaattggaCAAGGAAACAAGCAATTGGGAGCTAAGCGACTCCTGGAGAGCCCATGATAGTAGCATTGTTGCCATCGATTGGGCAAGTCCAGAGTATGGGCGCATTATCGCCTCAGCCTCTTATGACAAGACAGTAAAATTATGGGAAGAAGACCCCGACCAAGAAGAATGCTCTGGCCGTCGCTGGAATAAACTGTGTACCCTGAATGATTCCAAGGGTTCGCTTTACAGTGCAAAGTTCGCACCAGCACACTTAGGCTTAAAACTAGCTTGTCTAGGTAATGATGGGATTCTCAGAATTTATGACGCCTTAGAACCCTCTGACTTGAGGTCTTGGACATTAACTTCCGAGATGAAAGTACTCTCCATACCTCCAGCAAATCACCTACAGTCTGACTTTTGCCTCTCTTGGTGTCCTTCTAGATTTTCGCCTGAAAAGCTTGCAGTCTCTGCATTGGAGCAAGCGATCATATACCAAAGAGGTAAGGACGGTAAACTTCATGTTGCAGCAAGACTCCCCGGCCATAAAAGTTTAATAAGAAGTATCAGTTGGGCTCCCTCAATTGGTAGATGGTATCAACTTATTGCAACAGGCTGCAAGGATGGTAAGATTCGAATCTTTAAGATTACAGAAAAACTAAGTCCTCTAGACTCAGAGGAGTCTTCAAATAACTCGAACTTATTTGACAGCGGTACCGATGTAGATATGGATCGACAGGGAAGATCCGATTCAAATAATGAGGAGAAAGCGGAGCTACAATCAAGTTTGATGGTTGAACTTCTAAGTGAGCATGATGACCATAACGGCGAAATTTGGTCTGTGTCCTGGAACTTGACGGGTACAATACTAAGCAGTGCTGGTGATGACGGAAAAGTAAGGTTATGGAAAGCCACTTATTCAAATGAATTTAAGTGCATGTCAGTAATTACTGCCCAGCAATAA